One region of Vescimonas fastidiosa genomic DNA includes:
- a CDS encoding antirestriction protein ArdA, whose protein sequence is MPYYDHDKDYPFAAFITNLGKYNEGELVGEWVKFPTTAEELKEVFKRIGIGQKDNFGNPYEEWFITDYDCYVDGLYDKLGEYENLDELNYLASKLDEMDQSNYAKFQAAMEIGDYTSSLQEIINLTENLDCYEIYPNIEDYDDLGRYYLEELEVSKVPAHLQNYIDYEAYGRDVALEENGTFTDQGYVWDTREAFHEYHDGERGSIPDEYRVMTFQDDLPEEEKSEWAMDIAFDMDEFFRQNDPQYAAEHPEAHAAKEELYENLMAGRISALDEKLAALGQTQEDYLPSEIEKFKDATGYEEFLDFDPAEVKAALDDPEKSHADEMLDAAERPASEKMTVLVVEPMKEPYVKEIAPDLHSLQAEVGGDIGATYPYSDPVALVCNDEGKLIGLDLNRGLRDENGEIYDIVAGTFLVVGLGEEDFASLSPELIQKYTEQFKTPERFMQINGNIVVLPVPAEKQDLAFLPDRFETGERVQTPRGSFQVTAMSREQMEVAGYGVHHISDDGKYLIMGNGTRAFAVAAEQPEKDNPLRTAEMTLEDDYGMIDGVINNGRRGEELGKAQEYAERTTPEKPSIRERLEDAKRECAEHKSPEGKKPVRDVPEHDCL, encoded by the coding sequence ATGCCATATTACGATCACGACAAGGATTATCCCTTTGCCGCCTTTATCACCAATCTTGGGAAGTACAATGAGGGCGAGCTTGTGGGCGAGTGGGTGAAGTTTCCCACCACCGCCGAGGAATTGAAGGAAGTGTTTAAGCGGATCGGGATCGGCCAGAAGGATAACTTCGGCAATCCCTATGAGGAATGGTTCATCACGGACTATGACTGTTATGTGGACGGCCTCTATGACAAGCTGGGCGAATACGAAAATCTGGACGAGCTGAATTATCTGGCATCGAAGCTGGATGAAATGGACCAGAGCAACTATGCGAAATTCCAGGCCGCTATGGAGATCGGTGACTATACCAGCAGCCTGCAGGAAATCATCAACCTCACGGAGAATCTGGATTGTTATGAGATTTACCCCAATATCGAGGATTATGACGATCTGGGGCGTTATTATCTCGAAGAACTGGAGGTTTCAAAAGTTCCCGCCCACCTGCAGAACTATATCGACTATGAAGCCTATGGCCGGGATGTGGCGTTGGAGGAAAACGGCACTTTCACCGATCAGGGCTATGTGTGGGATACCAGAGAAGCCTTCCATGAGTATCATGACGGCGAGCGCGGCAGTATCCCCGACGAGTACCGGGTGATGACTTTTCAGGACGATCTTCCCGAAGAAGAAAAATCTGAATGGGCTATGGATATCGCCTTTGACATGGACGAGTTTTTCCGTCAGAACGATCCGCAGTATGCGGCAGAGCACCCGGAGGCGCACGCCGCAAAGGAAGAACTTTACGAAAACCTGATGGCCGGACGCATTTCCGCTTTGGATGAAAAGCTGGCGGCGTTGGGGCAAACGCAGGAGGACTATCTCCCTTCGGAGATTGAAAAATTCAAGGACGCCACGGGCTATGAGGAATTTCTGGATTTTGACCCGGCGGAGGTCAAAGCCGCTTTGGATGACCCGGAGAAGTCCCATGCAGATGAAATGCTGGACGCCGCGGAGAGGCCTGCCTCGGAAAAGATGACTGTGCTTGTAGTGGAGCCTATGAAGGAACCCTATGTGAAGGAAATCGCCCCCGACCTTCATTCCCTGCAGGCAGAGGTTGGCGGTGATATTGGAGCGACTTATCCCTATTCTGACCCGGTAGCGCTGGTCTGTAATGATGAAGGCAAACTCATTGGGCTTGACCTGAACCGTGGGCTGCGGGATGAAAATGGAGAAATTTATGATATCGTAGCAGGAACTTTCCTGGTGGTTGGACTTGGTGAGGAAGATTTTGCGTCCCTGTCCCCGGAACTGATCCAGAAATACACGGAACAGTTCAAAACGCCGGAACGATTTATGCAGATCAATGGCAATATCGTCGTTCTCCCTGTCCCGGCAGAGAAACAAGACCTCGCTTTTCTTCCAGACCGTTTTGAGACCGGCGAGCGTGTGCAGACACCGAGGGGCAGCTTTCAGGTGACGGCTATGAGCCGGGAGCAGATGGAGGTAGCCGGTTACGGTGTCCACCATATTTCCGATGATGGAAAGTATCTTATCATGGGGAATGGCACACGGGCCTTTGCCGTGGCAGCGGAGCAGCCGGAAAAGGACAATCCTCTCCGCACAGCGGAAATGACGCTGGAGGATGACTACGGCATGATCGACGGCGTTATCAACAACGGCAGACGCGGCGAAGAATTGGGAAAAGCCCAGGAGTACGCAGAGCGGACAACGCCGGAGAAGCCTTCCATCCGTGAGCGGTTGGAGGATGCCAAACGGGAGTGTGCCGAGCACAAGTCCCCAGAAGGAAAGAAGCCCGTCCGTGATGTGCCGGAGCATGATTGCCTATGA